A part of Ziziphus jujuba cultivar Dongzao chromosome 8, ASM3175591v1 genomic DNA contains:
- the LOC132804963 gene encoding defensin-like protein 78, translated as MASNQVSAVTKHIFLGILCILLLLASGPAADAFNVPIACQGPCSKIKDCGSYCIAKGFPKAGACYFSGGGDPAGECCCNV; from the exons ATGGCTTCCAATCAGGTTTCTGCTGTAACCAAACACATTTTCCTGGGAATTCTCTGTATTCTCTTGCTATTGGCTTCGG GGCCAGCAGCAGATGCTTTTAATGTACCAATAGCATGCCAAGGTCCATGCTCAAAGATAAAAGATTGCGGGTCGTACTGCATTGCTAAAGGATTTCCAAAGGCGGGTGCTTGTTATTTTAGTGGTGGGGGTGATCCAGCTGGGGAGTGTTGCTGTAATGTTTGa